The Enterococcus sp. 7F3_DIV0205 genome has a window encoding:
- a CDS encoding TetR/AcrR family transcriptional regulator encodes MAKKYTAEEAKSLILDVSTQLFIEKGYEKTSISDIVKGLDGLTKGAVYHHYASKDEIIDAVVRRFIPNETALTAIMEKDKLNGLEKIQALLFEGMFNSEASKSRILSFTLLDNPKFFSMYIRTTNEIMAPLVETCLIEGNSDGSAAVDQPKQMAELAILILSTWFIQALFPNTVETFFEKLMAAKTMLENSGMPIISDVFLEQLDQQIMIKAAELNEKTTEN; translated from the coding sequence ATGGCTAAAAAATATACAGCAGAGGAAGCTAAATCATTAATTCTAGATGTTTCAACACAACTATTCATAGAAAAAGGCTATGAAAAAACATCTATTTCCGATATCGTCAAAGGGTTAGACGGTTTAACTAAAGGTGCCGTTTATCACCACTATGCATCTAAAGATGAAATCATAGATGCCGTTGTCAGACGATTTATTCCCAATGAAACTGCCTTAACAGCAATTATGGAAAAAGATAAATTAAATGGGTTAGAAAAAATTCAAGCTTTGCTATTTGAAGGAATGTTCAATAGCGAGGCTAGTAAATCCCGAATCCTTAGTTTTACGTTATTAGATAATCCTAAATTCTTTTCAATGTATATTAGAACGACGAATGAAATTATGGCACCATTAGTAGAAACCTGTTTGATCGAAGGAAACAGCGATGGATCAGCCGCAGTTGATCAACCGAAACAAATGGCTGAATTAGCGATCTTGATTTTAAGTACGTGGTTTATTCAAGCCTTGTTTCCAAATACAGTAGAGACCTTTTTTGAAAAATTAATGGCTGCCAAAACAATGCTTGAAAATAGTGGAATGCCAATTATCAGTGATGTATTTTTAGAGCA